Part of the Papio anubis isolate 15944 chromosome 6, Panubis1.0, whole genome shotgun sequence genome, agaaaagaagaaacaactaAAATAGCAATACTgttgacttaaaaacaaaaaaataaaaaacaaaaaaaacacgaAAATCCTTCATGACATGAAATcattttctaaagtattttatCTTGTGATTCACCATATGAGGATGAAGTCATGTCACATAGATATGTATAAGAATGAAATTTTGTTAGATGCCTggtaatttatttattgcttGATAGCTTAAGGACActtaccttaaatatttgtatacaattttaaatatagtaaaattaacattaaaatcaaacaaaaataaaaataaataagcaaatccTCATTTGCTTAATATAGACTTATGTCAATGTATTTATAAACTGAATTATATGATAAAGCTCTTGCAAGCTATGACTAGTGTTCATTTGTTCTGTCACACACAGTTTCCAAAGAAGGCATAGTGTTTGTAGTAGTAGGATATATAAGTCAATAAATAGCTTTTGAAGGTGATGGAATGTCAAAACAAAGCAGAGGTATTTGATAACCACCAAAGCATTTGTTTGTAGTATATGTCAGTATGATGGATATTATTCTCAGTAGTCTAAATTTTTAcccaataaagaaataaaaaatttaatgtagCAAATTTCGAACTCTGACTAATGTTTTGAATTAGTTTGATATTTTgccattgaataaaataagtaaagtgTATTACAGCAAAACTCAATATAAAGGTATTTCCTATTACAGGACTGTAAATTAGGGAATTGATTGTTTATGTAAACTTAATCATagacacttttttattttaataaaagtacttATACTCTATTTGCTGTTACATAAAAACATCACTTTTCCTTTTGACTTTTATTGCCACATTTTGAAATATCAGCTGTGAACATTTGGACAATGCCTGCCTTAAATACAGGTTAATATTATTTCTTGTTATAAATCAGGAAAAGCATAGAAATACCATTAAACGGTACATACTGGGACACTAAAATGAGTTGTTTCTTAGGGTACTGAGGGAGCcaagtagaaaatacaaaataataattttcaaaagttcaTTAAATTTTCATCGTTTTAATGTTACTTTACATTTTGTGATGACATTtctaaaatcatatatttatacaaataatttatctataaatagctttatttgcatattttctatgCTTTACTTCAGTAgtaacatgtatatatttatacatgtaatgTATTTACACACATAAATTCACAGGTAAAGTGGTATATTAGTGGGGTCTTTTTCACAGCAAAAGTGAAGCATGATCAAAACTTATTATTCCAGGAACTTTACacgtattttaaataatatgcagGCAATACTTACAGCAGCcttaaaaataagttgaaaataaaaaataataatacatatttctcTGTTCACAGTGAAtcttagagaaagaaaacaaagaatattttaatgcaatgtaTCAAGTGTAaagtagaaaatgtaaataaatacaattgtgTTGAATGCAAACTTTTTTCCTCTTGTGTAGGTATGTAGCACAATATGTGATGGTATGAAACACatacaaacagaaatgaaagatttAACAGTAATAGCAACAGaattcaacaacaaaataagaatatcTTATAGTAATACTATTGGTAAATAATTCACACTGTATTTAAGAGTGTGgcaataattaatttataaaacaactatatttgtttttccatgttataggtgagaaaactaagTTACAGTAATGTTGAATTCCTTTCTCAGAATAAAGGGATTTGAATTTTTAGGCTTTCAATATTTTCATCTCAAAATACTACGTTATATTtacttggggtgtgtgtgtgtgtgtgtgtgtgtgtgtgtgtgtgtgtgtgtgtgtttaaattctTTGGTTTTAGAAACTTGCGTTAACTTAATTCAAGAGTGAAAATTGAAACATCTGACCTTGGATGCTGTTAACTCATTTAACCGATTATTCATTCTTCTACTAGCATACTGTCTTTCTTGTAGTTGGAAGGgaacatttattaattaattatttgattattcttATGTCTCAAAGTTAAAAGTCCTAGTAATCTAACCTCACAAATGTACAGAGAACACTCACACACTtcaatttaaagataatttaaataataatattaaagtaCATAGGAAAGCCATCAATATTAGAAGTCACAATATGTtgatatttgatttaaaaagacaatattgtTTTAGTATATTAATCACTGCTATTTGCGATGCATATTCTCCATCTCCACCTTTGTGCTTCATGATTTTCAAAAACGAATATATGGcaaactgttttcttctttctttctttttcttttcttttcttgcatttatttatttatttatttgcattataaAGACACCACTCTCAGTGTCTGGAGTGACAGACGAGGAGGATGCAAACAGCTCTAGCTATTTTGTTTTGACATTTGTCTACTGGTGGGTGGTATGTTTCTCAGCCTTTACTTTTTTGTACAAACCCTCTGGACCGGAATGTTCGTTCACACTGGATTACAATACGATGGGTCATGTAAGAAACAGCTATCTAAAGCATTTATAGCCATAAATATTAAAAGGGTAGCTTCAGCAATTAGATTCCCACAGAAAATCAGTGtttgtttcaacatttttttaaagaaataatcttcatttttttaaaagaattaatctTCCATTTTAGAGACAGCAATATATATAAATCTTCCATTTAGAGACAGcaataaaacagtttttaaaaaatatttaattttctcgATTTTGGTCTGACGTGCTCATTACTTATCCAAACAATGGATATTTCAGTGAGAATTCTATTTAATTTATCTGAGTTCATTTTTGGCTTAATACAAGGTCTAGAAATCTtgctcctagatatttacccaagtgAAGTGAAAACTTATGTGAACACAAAAACttacacatgaatgtttatagcagtttgacTCATAATTGCCAATAGTTGGAAGCAACTAAGACATTATGTATGGTACTGTAATGCACATACAGAATATTATGCATGTGTTTACACTCAGAACTGTACAACTCAAAAACTGAACTCTAATTTAAACTATGggatttaaaaacaatgtatcaATATTGTTTCATCAAGCGTaataaatgtaccacactaattcAAGATGTTAGCAAGAATTGTGAGGAGGTGAACAGTGGATATGTGAGAACTCTGTAATTtctgcacatttttttctgtaaatcaaaatctattctaaaaaattaaagccTATTAAAAACCAAGCTATAATgaacatataaatttattttttaagcagaaGAATTATATTGTGACATGAGCAGAAATCATTTATAACAGATGTGAAATCAGCACATTTGAGTATAGATTCTAATAGACAAAGCAATAAAGGGGTGGATAATAGTGAAAATCATTTTGATTGCTTCAAAATTttcagtaaagaaagaaaaaacaccttAATCTCAGAATAAGGATATTTAAGTGTCAGAACTTCAAgattaaaaaaactgttttaaataaaattttgtttaaagctaaaggaaaaatgaaaagatgggtTATAATTGATACTATCAAGTAGTATTATGTAAGAATGTTTTGAACTATTTTATAACATTGCCCTTCTTATTCTCATCTATGAGTGAAATATAAAATTGTtgtttggccaggtacagtgctcacatctgtaatcctagcactctggaaggctgaggcagaagaatcacttgagcccaggagtttgagaccagcttgggcaacatgacgaaaacctaactctacaaaaattgcaaaagctagccaggtgtagtgtaatgtgcttgtagtcccagccactacagaggctgaggtgagaggatcgcttgagccggggataggggtcgaggctgcagtgagctctgatcacatcactgcactctagcctgggtgatgaagtgagatcctgtctcaaaaataacaaaacaaaataaatgtttcccaTAAATCACTCTGATTTTGTGGGGAAAATgcaaaaagtcaaataattgtGCCACTTGCTAATTATGTTCAAGTCCATTTATTTATACAAGTATCTGTATTCTTATCTGAAAAACGAGAATGTTATTATCTAGTCTGTGTACATTACAGAAGTGCATTGGGCTTCAACTAAAACCAGGACTTTATAAAAACTTTGTAATATTTAAACCATTTtgtaaatataagaaagaatcaTATTATAATTGAGGATTTACTAGATAACAGAAATTGTGTAGGCCCCTACTTACTTGTTACTATTGCCAGGCACGCACTGTGTTAGACAaaacatcatattttattttggtatcatagaaacaaattatttgaaattagatTGATCTGAGTTCAGTTCTAGCTATGACCAACTGAGTCATCTTTAGCATTTATACCTGAAAGCTATGCgcttttttttctctatagaaTGAAGGTAATAATATTACCTGTCTTATAACTTTGTAAGTAAAACTGATTATTGCTCTAATGTATATGTCAGGTATATGTCTTACaacttttaaatttgaaaatttaagcCCTTCAATGAGATTTAAATAGattcaaaattgattaaaatatgtaattggGATATATGTTATGATGAAACAGCCCTGGTTGGAGATGCTGCTTCTGAGGTCTGTGAGGTCTATGAGGTCCCTCCCAGCCACAGCAGCCATTAACAAGGCTCTGCAGAACCCCTAGAGCCTTGGGATTAGAACAGACAGACAGCCACTATATTATATTAGAAAGTTATATAATGCCATGCAATTAATAAGCCAAAGAATACTACACTGAATAAAGTTCTCCCAATAtccataatttttgaaattactgCCACaatctaaaacaaaaccaaaaacaccttCCTAAGGCAGCATTAGAAAGCTTCATCAGCCATGTTCAATTTAGATGAAAACATGATACCATCCCTGGTTATCCCTAAGTTTCTTCTATGCAGTGAAAAGAGACAGAATGGAGAACATAGCACCATGCATTTTTGCtctaaaaatgtttactttgtttctcaaaataaatttgaatttggaGGTCAAAACACATGACAGatgaataaagagagagagaggtagggaGACACTACATGACATTTATCACAGGTTAGTCACCATTATAAATAATGTTCCAATAAACTAATTTTACCAAAATAGATTTAGTGGAAAGGTAAatagaataaatggaaaacaaactgcTGACGACTGAGGTGTAGACATATCCTGAGAAAATCAGGACAGTGACCACAGACTTTTCTTGCTAATAGTTTGACTATAACAGGAAAGAGTAggaaattgaaggaaaaatatttaaggtttttttttttttttccctctctctttttgtcttaatGGAAATACATTGGAGCCTGTGTATTTcaatgcaaagaaacaaacatgAGTTACAAAGTAGTTTCCAAGAAGAGATTAAAAGAGTCTGAGATAAAATAAAACCAGGGAAATGACTTAGACTTCAGAGAGGCAACTTTTGTCCATCTCAAGGAACATAGAAAATATCCATGAGTTCAAGGGTAGATGAATTCGTAAATGAGAGGTATATGAAATTTAGCAAGTTGgtgtctgttttcattttatatactgTGGATAATGTGGATAAAATGATATACAAAAGACTTGAGAGCATAGTGAAAGTGTGTAGTCACCACCAAAGGGCCTAATGAAGAGTGATTCGTGACCTGTAATCGAATTGTCAAGTGGTGTTGAACTAACAGCAGATATTGGAAAtcatgaatttcttttcttttttttttttgaaggaaaatttgtattttaattatttttatgtacagaaaactCAACAGTGTACATTTAACCCAGCTTAGTGGCAAGTTCTTTAGCCTTTGCCTTTTCGAGCTTGGCGATACGAGCCACAGACTTGGGACCCACGACATTGCCGCCCCAGTGACGGCGGATCTCATCGTATCTGTCGTTGTAATTGGTCCTGATAGCTTCCACCAGCTTAGCCAAAGCGCCTTTGTCTTCCGAGTTCACCTGTGTGAAGGCGACAGTGGTGCAGGTCTTCCTGTGGACTAGACGGCCCAGTCTGGCCTTCCCCTTGATAATGCAGTAAGGGACCCCCATTTTAGGACACAGGGCAGGCAAGAAGACAACCAGCTCGATGGGATCCACGTCATGTGCAATCACCACCAGCTGAGCCTTCTTGTTCTCCACCAAGGTGGTGACGGTGTTAACTCCTGCTCGAAGGACAGGTGGTCTTTTAGTGGGGACATCCCCTTTGCCAGCAGCTTTCTTCTCGGCCCGGGCCAACAGCCTCtgcttcttctcttgctttgtctCTGGTCTGTACTTGTGGGCCAGCTTAAGCAGCTGGGTAGCTGCTAACGACTCTAGCATTTTCGTTGTGTAGTTTATTCTTCGGCATCTCTTACAAGTGTAGGTATGGGAACAGAACAAGTAATTATATTAATGGGATTGATTTATTAGTAGCAATTTCCTATGTGGGTCCAGGAAAAGGCAAAATGAGCATGATAGTTGAACATGCAGAAAGAGAATATGAAATCATTGGAGAATTTGgtgaataaagaaaggaaaagtgaggAAAGGACTAATTTGGAGAACAGacaacataataataaaatgatgataTGAATAGTATGATTAATGTGAATAAGTAAGAATCATTTGATAATTACTGTGTGCTaggaaatgtttttattgttcttgttGAATCTTTATAGCAAAAAGATAAAGTTGATACCATTATCTAACATTTTACAGAGTTAACTGAAGCACACAGATTAAGTAAACAGCCCATGAGCACTCAGAGAGCAAGTGATTAAAACaagctaaagaaaatgaaagtcaaaatgtctttgaaaatacGGTGAACTGAaagtcaatgaataaaataatcaaaagataCGATGTTAAGTGTCAGGTAGAATATTAAAGTCTAAGATTTCAGGAGTAGAGAATTTCAGTTGATAAGATACATACATACCCAAGGAATTGTGTTGGTAAAATAGAAAGCATTAATCATTCAGATACATAACAATTGTTTTGaaccctaaaattaaaaaataatttatggtaaCTGCTGAtaagaggatttaaaaaaatctatctcCTCTTTCTTATTCTCTCAGCTCAAGCCAGATATCTGAGGggtttttcctcaatttttttttgttgttgttgttttgttttgttttttgtttttctaatggcTCTCTTTATAACAAATTTATCGGGTAAACATCATCTGCATTTGTCTTCATCATAAGGACTGTGTGGGGGGCATGCTTATTTAagtctaataaaatataaagataacatTGGAAGTATCAAGAAATTATCAGTTATAGGTGGAAGCAAGTTCATTTTAGCATTATGTTTCTTGGACTAATAGTTGGCATTCACATGTAAAAAGAGGAACCACTTATTAAAGTCTTCAGAGCCCAAGGAAATGGTCAGTAGGTAGATGGTAATCAAGAAGTGTGGTGATTGGTAAATAAGAAAGCAACGGATGGAAGCAGAATAGCTTGAAATCAACAGTGGGAGTAAGTCTGAAAACTATCTATTTGCATCCAAGCTTTTATTATATGGTGCCAATACACTACACAGCCCAAGGGAAGCAGTGCCCACACAGAAGAGCCCAAATTTGGTTAAGGCAAGGCAGTAGTGAAActattctactaaaaaaaaacaaaaaaataagagaacatTATTTAATGATTGAATGTGGTAGTTTCATAGTACCCAGGGAAAGTGGGGATGAGCTTAAAAATGTGAGATAAAAGTTgactagagaaagaaagaatctcaCCCAAATACAGATCTGATCATCTGTATATTTATGCGATTCTTCTCTAGGAATGTTTTCCTGTTCAGTAGAAATGAGGAAGCAGGTAAGTAGGAAAAAgaactacattttttaaagatgacctagtatgacagaaataaaaaatataaaattaatcagtccagtgttttttgcttttaaaaaattgtgcaaTGTTCTTTTTTCAGTGTAATCAATGAAGGCTCTGAGTATTGTATTATGTCTCATTGTTCAAAGAATTCTCATACCTGTAGGAATGTTGAAAATCAAGTCAGGAAATCAGGTCCTGGGAAATACTAACCATTACCCTAGAGCAGTAAGTGGAGATTTGAAACATACCCAACACTGGTACAAAAGACCCTAAGTTGTGCACTACATTTTCCATGCACTCTTAAAAATGCACTGTAGTCTGTGATTAAACATGACAGTAATGATCAAATCTGTACTTTACATTTGTGAAGATAGATTTACAGTAATTTACCAAGACTCAATCATGGATGCAAATTTGCAGTCTGTGATACGCATAAATGACATAGTGAgccatttattaaacaaaaatcaacaatagCTTCACTACTATCATGTGCTTAACACTTGTATTATCTAGACACagatttccttttattaaataggtaacatttattattttattgatattttcaagggtcataaataaaaatgagatttaattaCATGAGTAATACATCCTTGGACATCTAGCTTTTCTCCTGGTTATAAAAGATTGGTGTAATACTGGGCACAAGGTCACCCCTGAGTTGTAATACTAGTTCTTTGACTTGTCAACTATGTGATTGTAGGCTCCTGCACTCACCTAAGCTATGAGGCAGTATTAGTACCTATTCTATAATAGGTATCATAATaaagttataaatataaatggtaaAGCACCATATCTGGTACATGTGGAGGCTCACAATTAAAGCTATTTGatatcattattaattttattatcctAATTTATTCTGAGTGTGGCGAGAGAAACCCCAGCAAAATATAAGCCATGTCACAAGCCCCCTTACAAACTCTACTTGACTTCGTGTATTGTTAGATGGACATGGATGCCCAAGGAAGACACTCAATGGTTGAAAAATTCACCAGACCTCAGAAAGAGCAATAAGATCTGTACTTCAGAATATGGTGAAAGGGAACTTTGGGAGCTGTTTAAATATTATATCACGGAGTATCACagtatattttttctgtattaaaaatggTGTATAGGTCTTTTTgattatgtgatttaaaaaatggaaaggtcTTAAAAAAAGCAGAAGATATGAAAATTGGGTTGGCACAATGgtttatgactgtaatcccagcactcggggaggccaaggcaggtagatcacatgaagtcaggagtttgagaccagcctggctaacatgataaaATCTggcctctagtaaaaatacaaaaattagctgggcatggtggtgggtacctgtaatcccagctatatgggaggctgaggcaggagaatcactcgaacccaggaggcggaggttgcaatgagccaacattgtgccactgcactccagcctgggtgacaagagtgaaactctgtctcaaaagaaaaagaaaattgatctTCTGTTTGTTCTTACAGTACGCTACAGTACAATAATGAATGGTTAGGGTAAACTTCAGTAAACACAAAATTAGACCgagagaaaagatttttttcatggTAGGTAATAGACTCATCATTGTGAGAGGTTGTAAAGTCAAATAATATGATGCGGATTTAAAAGCAACTGATTAATTAATTATTCAACACAAGCCATGTAATTGCAACCTGAAGTAATTTCATAAagggttaaattttaaaaactggatattAATGGtactataaaatgttatattcaaAATTTTAGATGAAACCATTAGTGTTGTATAATGATGACAGGAATGTAAAGATATTTACATAGACTCTTATAATGAATCTAGTTCTCCTTATTTGATTATTTGAGAATGTTAGAAATATTTCCTCTACAAAAGAGATATTTAccctttcttttattattctcttcCAGATTACCCTCTCATTAATATCATTAGTGGATTATAAGACAGAATGACTGTTAAAACTATTGCCAAACACATGTGTAATTAAACAGCAATAAGGGATTCGTAGGAGAGATTTGCAAAAGAAGCTGAAGAGATTTTTAGGATACAGGCTGTCTAGATCCAGAACATTGGTGTTAGGCAAGTCTCTCTCGTTGAgttcttcacaatctatatatttttaaatgtattaccaTAGTCTACGTTTTGAGTTGTTGGTGATATGGCAAAGAACAAGACAAAGTTGTTGATCTCTATAAAGTTTCCTTTCTAGTgtgaaagatagaaaataaatcaacacATAATAATTTCAAAGGTACATTTTAGCATCTGATAATTCCCAGTCTGATAGAGAGAGGTGCTGCCAGATAGTCATGTTAATATAACTTTCATTTGAGAATAGAGCATTTTTCAAATATGAGTAAGCAAGTAGTAAATATCCTATATTACACCCATTATACGATAGCTACCTTAGAGTTCATGATCATTTGCTGTTTTATGATTAGACGTTCAATTTGTACAGCAACCCAAAGCAAACTACGCatttttaccaaaaagaaaatcattatttaGTGAAAGAGAACTTGATCATGTGTCCCAAAACCTAGGACTTCCTTTTGTGTTTCTCCCATCAAAGTGTGTCGCAAGATTTTAATGCATCCTGACCTGAAATGCATACTTACAGCAAAAATTGAACATATTGAACTAAAAGAATCAAAAGACATGGATGCTTGTAATGCAGTCTGAACAACTGTTGACCTTTGGCTTGCCAAGGGCCCAGCTTGAAACTGGCAGAGTTTAAGGTTAGTTTGAAAAGTCCCAGAAATATCCCAAAAAAGTACCAGAAAAGTCCCAAACATCCCATATTTTGCATTCAAACATCCAAGGAAAATCTACAAAAAAGGCACGCCTATCTCAGAGAGGTAGTGGATATAAAGTATATTGATGTGTCCTCCATATGATTTTTATCAAGACGTTTAAAGCACCTAAGATGTGCTATGCAGAGCCTGTCAGCATATCTTTAAATTTCTCCAGATTTGAATCTCGTGTTATACCTCTCAATGCATCTATTAGTCATGATGTCTTTTATCAGGGTAAAATAATTAGCTTATATGCAGACTAAAATTGAACCATAAAatcagataatttagttaaactGATCTAGAACAGCAGCTGAAATTGAAATTACCAATTAAACAATACAAAGCCTATACCAGGACTAAGATAAGCTTCGCCTAGAACTTTTACCTCCATTATCAGATCTGAGCAGGAGGattaaaacttttgtttcaagTCACTTCTGCCTCTATCAATAAATAGTTAGGGGGCGTGTTAGAAATCATTCCTTCTACCTACTACAACAACTCCCAGCACAACAATCAGCCTTGAATCTAATGAGGCTAATTAGGCCCATGAACCCACTTATGTTAGTTATCACTGGAAGGCCCAGAAACCCAAGTCATCTGTCATCTTCTGCAAACTAATGTTTATATGGCTATTTACATTCTTATTTAATAACCCTTCCTCAATTCCTAAAATCCTTCAACCACTCTTCAACTTCTGAAACATGTCAAGTAGAATCCTATTTAATACCATTATTTTCCTTCCCCAACTCCTAAAACTCTGCAAATTATTcatacatcatcatcatcaaactCTTCCCTAAATATTTTCTATACCTTCTTGttctaaagaaaatttaatttttccctcAGGACTCTGATTTCTCTGCAGGGACCCACAAATCTCAGACCTCCCCCGTCTATAGGTATGGTATGTGTCCTCCTTAATTCTTGCTGATACTGTCATACAACTCTCCTTTTATCCCTAAAGCTCCCAGTTTTGAATCTCATGACATCAAGTTAGATCATTAAACACCTTTTATTATtggtcatatatatatacacacatatgatggcaattttatttttatatatccttAGTACGTTAGTTCTTATTTCTCAATGATTTTATCACCTGCTCACATACTATATTCTATATGattcctcttaaatttttttgttatttcaaaatatatagtcTTTCCAAAGGCCCTGACTTCTCATGCCTTTGCACTTCTTTCCCCTACTGaactcatttttctctctgtctcagttgCTCATAGAAATACCTTATACCGTGATGTTATCAAgaactgaaaactgaaaacactTCATAGTCTAATTTCCAAGTCTTCCAAATTCTGAGCACCAAAGAACAGTGCACTTCTTCTATAACTCAAAAAAATCCTTTGACATTAGATGACTCCAATCCATGgatctttttctatttgatgccctttcccccatttttaacaaattaaaattgtatgGTCTTATCAGCTGAACTTTGTCAACTCCTAAATTTATGTGTTGAAGTCCAAatccccagtacttcagaatttgattgtatttggagaaagGACTTTCAAAGAAGTAATCAAGAAATTGTTAAGCAATAGGAA contains:
- the LOC101005828 gene encoding 60S ribosomal protein L7a gives rise to the protein MLESLAATQLLKLAHKYRPETKQEKKQRLLARAEKKAAGKGDVPTKRPPVLRAGVNTVTTLVENKKAQLVVIAHDVDPIELVVFLPALCPKMGVPYCIIKGKARLGRLVHRKTCTTVAFTQVNSEDKGALAKLVEAIRTNYNDRYDEIRRHWGGNVVGPKSVARIAKLEKAKAKELATKLG